One genomic segment of Streptomyces sp. RKND-216 includes these proteins:
- the fabG gene encoding 3-oxoacyl-ACP reductase FabG, translated as MSTSEQRVAIVTGAARGIGAATAVRLAHEGRAVAVLDLEEAACKDTVEKITSEGGRAIAVGCDVADTERAEAAVARVAEELGAPTVLVNNAGVLRDNLLFKMSDADWDTVMNVHLRGAFVMTRACQKHMVDAGFGRVVNLSSSSALGNRGQVNYAAAKAGLQGFTKTLAKELGKFGVTANAVAPGFIVTDMTAATAERVGMDFDEFQAAAATQIPVQRVGRPEDVAGAIAFFASDDAGFVSGQVMYVAGGPLN; from the coding sequence ATGTCCACCAGCGAGCAGCGCGTCGCGATCGTCACCGGCGCAGCCCGAGGCATCGGCGCGGCCACCGCCGTGCGTCTGGCCCATGAGGGCAGGGCCGTCGCCGTGCTCGACCTCGAAGAGGCGGCCTGCAAGGACACCGTCGAGAAGATCACCTCCGAGGGGGGGCGGGCGATCGCCGTCGGCTGCGACGTGGCCGACACCGAGCGGGCCGAGGCCGCCGTCGCCCGGGTCGCCGAGGAACTCGGCGCGCCCACCGTGCTGGTGAACAACGCCGGCGTGCTCCGCGACAACCTGTTGTTCAAGATGAGCGACGCGGACTGGGACACCGTGATGAACGTCCACCTGCGCGGCGCCTTCGTGATGACCCGGGCCTGCCAGAAGCACATGGTGGACGCCGGGTTCGGACGCGTGGTCAACCTCTCCTCCAGCTCCGCCCTCGGCAACCGCGGCCAGGTCAACTACGCCGCCGCCAAGGCGGGCCTCCAGGGCTTCACCAAGACCCTCGCCAAGGAACTGGGCAAGTTCGGCGTGACCGCCAACGCCGTCGCGCCCGGCTTCATCGTCACCGACATGACGGCCGCCACCGCCGAACGCGTCGGCATGGACTTCGACGAGTTCCAGGCCGCAGCAGCCACCCAGATCCCGGTCCAGCGCGTCGGCCGCCCCGAGGACGTCGCCGGCGCCATCGCCTTCTTCGCCTCCGACGACGCGGGATTCGTCTCCGGCCAGGTCATGTACGTGGCCGGCGGCCCCCTCAACTGA
- a CDS encoding DUF3037 domain-containing protein produces the protein MTPRMVFEYALLRVVPRVERGELINAGVVLYCRARSYAAALTHLDEDRLRALDPDADVAGVHAALRAVEGVCRGGGDAGQAAGDDAGRRFRWIVAPRSTVVQPGPVHTGLTADPEAEARRLLDLLVR, from the coding sequence ATGACGCCTCGCATGGTCTTCGAATACGCCCTGCTCCGCGTCGTCCCGCGCGTCGAACGCGGCGAACTCATCAACGCCGGCGTCGTGCTCTACTGCCGTGCGCGCTCCTACGCCGCCGCGTTGACCCACCTGGACGAGGACCGGCTGCGCGCCCTGGACCCGGACGCCGACGTGGCGGGGGTGCACGCCGCGCTGCGCGCGGTCGAGGGGGTGTGCCGGGGCGGCGGCGACGCGGGGCAGGCCGCGGGCGACGACGCCGGACGCCGCTTCCGCTGGATCGTCGCGCCGCGCAGTACCGTCGTCCAGCCCGGCCCGGTGCACACCGGCCTGACCGCGGACCCCGAGGCCGAAGCCCGGCGGCTGCTGGACCTCCTGGTGCGGTGA
- a CDS encoding HipA family kinase, translated as MLPEVTATRYVTPLREGGSLPGLLEADDLGTYVVKFTGAGQGRRTLVAEVVCGRLARLLGLRVPDLAVVHVDPVLGLAEPDEEVQELLKASGGPNLGMDYLPGSLGFDPLAYEVTAREAGRIVWFDALTGNVDRSWRNPNLLVWHGDLWLIDHGASLIWHHNWPKAGAAADRRYDASDHVLAPFAPDVAAAAADLAPRVTPALLDRCTADIPDDWLAGEPGFDHPDDVRAAYTRVLAARAPQVHERVEMGAPTPDRPSQAPGWLTGHPGTGPEPARARHAGKPGETR; from the coding sequence ATGCTGCCCGAAGTCACCGCCACCCGGTACGTCACGCCCCTGCGCGAGGGCGGCTCACTGCCCGGCCTCCTGGAAGCCGACGACCTGGGCACCTACGTCGTGAAGTTCACCGGTGCCGGACAGGGACGCAGGACGCTGGTCGCCGAGGTCGTCTGCGGGCGTCTCGCCCGGCTCCTGGGGCTCCGCGTACCGGACTTGGCAGTCGTCCACGTCGACCCGGTCCTCGGGCTCGCCGAGCCTGACGAGGAGGTGCAGGAACTGCTGAAAGCGAGCGGCGGTCCCAATCTGGGCATGGACTACCTGCCCGGCTCCCTGGGATTCGACCCGCTCGCCTACGAGGTGACGGCCCGGGAGGCCGGGCGGATCGTCTGGTTCGACGCCCTGACCGGCAACGTCGACCGCTCCTGGCGCAACCCCAACCTGCTGGTCTGGCACGGCGACCTGTGGCTCATCGACCACGGGGCCTCCCTGATCTGGCACCACAACTGGCCGAAGGCCGGCGCTGCCGCGGACCGCCGCTACGACGCGTCGGACCACGTCCTCGCGCCCTTCGCCCCCGACGTGGCCGCCGCCGCAGCCGACCTCGCCCCCCGGGTCACGCCAGCACTCCTCGACCGGTGCACCGCGGACATCCCCGACGACTGGCTGGCGGGCGAACCAGGCTTCGATCACCCCGACGACGTCCGCGCCGCCTACACCCGCGTCCTCGCGGCCCGCGCGCCGCAGGTGCACGAGCGCGTCGAAATGGGCGCACCCACCCCCGACCGGCCCTCACAGGCCCCGGGCTGGCTGACCGGGCACCCGGGCACCGGGCCCGAGCCGGCCCGCGCCCGGCACGCCGGGAAGCCGGGGGAGACGCGATGA